Proteins encoded within one genomic window of Geotalea daltonii FRC-32:
- a CDS encoding mannosyltransferase family protein: MLILVPYLGARFTLVAPDRTLAWTAAATMPESQTRHTYLTGAFLNGHVAWDSEYYLSIAVAGYDDPAMRAIPPDFNWKNQVIRTLAEKPSWTSMNYAFFPGYPMLIRIFMTPFLLLGMEELAAATSAGVLVSLGGTLAAMLALYRLGRDMLDRDAGIRASFYLLIAPASMFMAMVYTEGLFLALSFSALMFARERRFVPAGILAFLATFTKAGGVLLLLPLFLYWYGSDGRRAIFQMGKGRHLRDFAFMLAPALAYGIFTLTMSSQFHFIESNYFNRNLLNIQGTLAAWKEAVGLMATNPQSLAYYTVELACLTAGIASLVWMFRHDKVLTLYSAAILLFSLTSGAAQGMHRYVLALPSFFLAPAALGQHKSFDRAWIMLNLPFMIILLTTFVFNQWAG, from the coding sequence ATGCTCATTCTGGTACCTTACCTGGGAGCCCGTTTTACCCTCGTAGCTCCCGACAGGACGCTCGCTTGGACCGCCGCCGCGACCATGCCGGAAAGTCAGACACGCCACACCTACTTGACCGGAGCCTTCCTGAATGGCCATGTAGCCTGGGACTCCGAGTATTACCTCTCAATCGCCGTAGCCGGATATGACGACCCCGCCATGCGTGCAATTCCCCCTGATTTCAATTGGAAGAATCAGGTAATCCGGACATTGGCTGAAAAACCTTCCTGGACGTCAATGAATTATGCCTTCTTTCCGGGATACCCCATGCTGATCCGGATTTTTATGACCCCGTTTTTGCTTCTGGGGATGGAGGAGTTGGCAGCCGCCACTTCAGCAGGGGTTCTGGTGTCTTTGGGGGGTACGCTGGCAGCAATGCTGGCACTGTACCGGCTGGGTCGCGATATGCTGGATCGGGACGCCGGGATTAGGGCTTCATTTTACCTCCTGATCGCGCCCGCCTCCATGTTCATGGCCATGGTTTACACCGAGGGACTGTTCCTTGCTTTATCCTTTTCGGCCCTGATGTTCGCACGTGAACGGCGATTTGTCCCGGCAGGAATCCTTGCCTTTCTGGCCACCTTCACCAAGGCCGGTGGAGTGTTGCTTCTTTTGCCGCTCTTTCTCTACTGGTATGGAAGCGACGGCAGAAGAGCTATTTTTCAAATGGGGAAGGGGCGTCACTTGAGGGATTTTGCCTTCATGCTTGCCCCCGCACTTGCCTACGGAATTTTCACCCTGACCATGAGCAGCCAGTTCCACTTCATCGAGAGCAATTACTTCAACCGCAATCTGCTTAACATTCAGGGAACATTGGCCGCGTGGAAGGAAGCGGTCGGCTTGATGGCGACGAACCCGCAGTCTCTGGCCTACTACACTGTAGAGCTGGCGTGCCTGACGGCAGGAATAGCCTCCCTGGTCTGGATGTTCCGCCACGACAAGGTCCTGACACTTTACAGTGCTGCCATACTGCTCTTTTCTTTGACATCAGGGGCCGCCCAGGGGATGCACCGCTACGTGCTGGCCCTGCCATCTTTCTTTCTCGCACCTGCGGCACTTGGGCAACACAAATCATTCGACCGGGCGTGGATCATGCTAAACCTGCCGTTCATGATCATCTTACTAACCACTTTCGTGTTCAATCAATGGGCCGGCTGA
- a CDS encoding OmpA family protein: MKLFNRMLLAAAGTLLLSVGTVSAAGVEPGAFYLSPIVGGYTFDGKQHLETQPVGGIRAGYNFTKHLGAEALFDYTRTEGTRSSTKTDFYRYGADALLHIFPDNRLVPYIAAGYSGMSLDSNDGTKLTRGVFDYGPGIKYFISDTWALRGDFRHLIFKHEGDSYSNYEYNLGLVYSFGAAKEPAPVAKAEPAPAPAPEPAPAPAPVVAPPPAPADSDNDGVIDTLDKCPGTPAGVKVDKDGCPVDSDKDGVADYLDKCPGTPAGVQVDKDGCPVDSDKDGVADYLDKCPGTPAGVQVDQDGCPVDSDGDGVADYLDKCPGTPKGTKVKADGCPDLETLSMSINIQFVTGKNDIQPKYAGEIKKVADYMQKYPTVKGVIEGHTDNVGSAAANMKLSQRRAEAVRSYLIKKHGIAADRLTAKGYGMTRPIADNGTEAGRQQNRRITAVLDSVTVEKQ, translated from the coding sequence ATGAAGTTATTCAACCGCATGCTGTTGGCAGCAGCAGGCACCCTGCTGCTCTCGGTGGGCACGGTTTCGGCTGCAGGAGTCGAACCCGGGGCCTTTTACCTCTCTCCCATCGTGGGAGGATACACCTTTGACGGTAAACAGCACCTGGAGACCCAGCCTGTGGGAGGCATCCGGGCCGGCTACAACTTCACCAAACACCTTGGCGCCGAGGCACTCTTCGACTATACCCGCACTGAAGGAACCAGGAGCTCGACGAAAACCGATTTCTATCGCTACGGCGCCGATGCATTGCTGCACATTTTCCCCGACAACAGGCTGGTGCCCTATATCGCCGCCGGCTACAGCGGCATGTCCCTTGACAGCAATGACGGCACCAAGCTGACCCGCGGCGTATTCGACTACGGCCCCGGCATCAAGTACTTCATCTCCGATACTTGGGCACTGAGGGGCGATTTCCGTCACCTGATTTTCAAGCATGAAGGGGACTCCTACAGTAACTATGAATATAATCTCGGCCTCGTCTACTCCTTTGGCGCAGCCAAGGAACCGGCTCCCGTTGCCAAAGCCGAACCGGCACCAGCACCAGCCCCCGAACCGGCTCCGGCTCCCGCTCCTGTTGTCGCTCCTCCGCCTGCACCCGCCGATTCCGATAATGACGGCGTTATCGACACCCTGGATAAATGCCCTGGCACTCCTGCAGGCGTCAAGGTTGACAAGGACGGCTGTCCCGTTGATTCCGACAAGGACGGCGTTGCCGATTACCTGGACAAGTGCCCGGGCACCCCGGCCGGCGTTCAGGTAGATAAGGACGGCTGCCCTGTTGACTCCGACAAGGACGGCGTCGCCGACTACCTGGACAAGTGTCCCGGTACCCCCGCAGGAGTTCAGGTTGACCAGGATGGCTGCCCAGTCGACTCCGACGGCGACGGCGTTGCCGATTACCTGGACAAATGCCCAGGCACCCCCAAGGGAACCAAGGTGAAAGCCGACGGCTGCCCGGACCTGGAAACCCTCAGCATGTCCATCAACATTCAATTCGTCACCGGGAAGAACGACATTCAGCCCAAATATGCCGGCGAAATCAAGAAAGTTGCCGATTATATGCAGAAATACCCTACGGTTAAAGGGGTGATCGAAGGGCACACCGACAATGTGGGATCAGCTGCCGCCAACATGAAGCTCTCCCAGCGCCGCGCCGAAGCCGTCCGCAGCTACTTGATTAAAAAGCACGGCATTGCCGCCGACCGCCTCACCGCCAAGGGCTACGGCATGACCCGCCCAATTGCCGACAATGGAACCGAGGCAGGACGTCAGCAGAACCGTCGTATTACCGCGGTTCTCGATTCGGTGACGGTCGAAAAACAGTAG
- the mscL gene encoding large conductance mechanosensitive channel protein MscL, with protein sequence MFKEFKEFAVKGNAVDLAVGVIIGAAFGKIVTSLVNDILMPPLGLLTGKMDFSNLFINLSGTPVDTVAKAKAAGIPTINYGLFFNNIIDFVLVAFSVFLVVKQINRLRRPETPPPPSTRQCPFCLSPIPLAASRCPQCTSAVEPTAT encoded by the coding sequence ATGTTCAAGGAGTTCAAGGAATTTGCCGTCAAGGGAAATGCCGTTGATCTGGCCGTCGGTGTCATCATCGGTGCGGCCTTCGGCAAGATCGTCACCAGCCTCGTCAATGATATCCTCATGCCCCCCCTCGGGCTGCTTACCGGGAAAATGGATTTCAGCAACCTGTTCATCAATCTTTCCGGCACCCCTGTGGACACGGTAGCCAAGGCAAAGGCCGCCGGCATCCCCACCATCAACTACGGGCTCTTTTTCAACAACATCATCGACTTCGTTCTCGTTGCATTCTCCGTATTCCTCGTGGTAAAGCAGATCAATCGACTCCGCCGGCCGGAAACACCTCCCCCACCGTCCACCCGGCAGTGCCCGTTCTGCCTGAGCCCAATACCTCTGGCAGCATCCCGTTGCCCCCAGTGCACCTCTGCTGTGGAGCCGACGGCAACATAG
- a CDS encoding YbhB/YbcL family Raf kinase inhibitor-like protein translates to MEKILAAMMIILACTALAIAGGAKKGGMKMKISSPAFTDSQSIPDRYTCNGNNISPPLRFENIPARAKSLALIVDDPDAPAGTWTHWIVWNMSPRTRELAENAAPREAIVGKNDFYHNSYGGPCPPSGTHRYFFRLYALDAVLQTAGHATRAELEKALQPHIIETAELMGTYQKK, encoded by the coding sequence ATGGAGAAGATATTGGCCGCCATGATGATTATCCTTGCCTGTACCGCCTTGGCTATTGCCGGCGGAGCAAAAAAAGGGGGTATGAAAATGAAGATATCCAGTCCTGCCTTTACCGACAGCCAGAGCATTCCCGACCGATATACCTGCAATGGCAACAACATCAGCCCGCCCCTCAGATTCGAAAACATCCCCGCAAGGGCCAAGTCCCTGGCGCTGATTGTCGATGACCCCGATGCGCCGGCGGGCACATGGACCCACTGGATAGTTTGGAACATGAGCCCCCGCACCCGGGAACTGGCCGAGAACGCCGCCCCAAGGGAGGCAATTGTCGGCAAAAACGACTTCTATCACAACAGTTACGGTGGCCCCTGCCCCCCATCGGGCACCCATCGTTACTTCTTCAGGCTTTATGCCCTGGATGCAGTTCTGCAAACAGCCGGACATGCCACCAGGGCCGAATTGGAAAAAGCCCTTCAGCCGCACATCATCGAGACCGCCGAGCTCATGGGCACGTATCAGAAGAAATAG